DNA sequence from the Pedobacter sp. W3I1 genome:
AATGGAATAGTATAATCGGCAACAAAAGCCATCCGTTTAGTGATCTTAATACGCCCACCAACCGACAGTGCAAGCATATCGTTCTGATCTCCAAAAACAGTAAAGTTGCGGTGTATGTATGATGGCATTACCAGCATGGAGAAGTTCGAATTAAATTTACGGGCAATTACAGCTTGCACCACATAGGTCAAACGGTCCTGAAATTCGCTGTAAGCATTCACCGTTGTTGGATCGGTTGAAGCTTTTACGGCTGCAATGGTTGTACTGCCAAACAATGTTACTGCTACGGGTATTTTTTCATCATCGGTTTGTTCCAGCAACCGATATTTTAAGTTCCCTTCGTATAATTGCGTGACTACTCCAGCGCCCTTTGCCCTGGCTATACCTACAGAAAGTTTGTCGCTGATTCCATATTCAAAGCCAATACGGATATCGGTTGATTGATCCAGGCCAAAAAAGTTCTTAATCCCGCCACCAGATCCGGCAATATCTCCAAACCGGTGATCTACCCTGAAATCCATCTCATTTTTGTAAATGGTTTCATTGGTTTGTATGTTAATGAGTTTAGTGGCCTTAAAAGTAGCCCGCACATTTTTCTTTTCGATGGGCATTTTCAGCGCATTTTCAAGTGAATCTTGGGCAAAAGCCAAAGTTGGTAAGCCAATAATAAATAGGTATATAAGAGATTTCAGATGATATTTCATAAAATTTTATTTTTTAGGTTGATAAGTAGCCGTCATTTTTACCTGTATGGTTTCGGCAATTTGTTTGAAAACAATTGTTGGAACTTTAATATTATG
Encoded proteins:
- a CDS encoding DUF5777 family beta-barrel protein, whose amino-acid sequence is MKYHLKSLIYLFIIGLPTLAFAQDSLENALKMPIEKKNVRATFKATKLINIQTNETIYKNEMDFRVDHRFGDIAGSGGGIKNFFGLDQSTDIRIGFEYGISDKLSVGIARAKGAGVVTQLYEGNLKYRLLEQTDDEKIPVAVTLFGSTTIAAVKASTDPTTVNAYSEFQDRLTYVVQAVIARKFNSNFSMLVMPSYIHRNFTVFGDQNDMLALSVGGRIKITKRMAFVADYTIPFRDKDKKAYLESTLGTQYYKTLGAGLEFETGGHIFHLNFTNATAIQESQFITDTNTSWLKGQYRWGFSIARRFSFDKKKAK